The stretch of DNA TTAGAAATCGTGTAAGTCTTCCTAAAACGACAGCAGCAGATAAAGCGTCATTGAAACAAGCAATTGAGAATGAACGTCGCTTGGAATTTGCTCAGGAAGGTCAACGTTGGGATGATCTTGTTCGTTTTGGAAATGTTAAAGAGGTAATGAATAGTTTAAATGAAGTTAATTTGAAAACCGGAGCAAAAATGGTTTACAATATGACGGATGCTAAGATTTACGTTCCAATTCCTCAAAATGAGATCGATCGAAATCCATTGTTGAAATAATAATGACATTCGATTCAAAATACTTTTTAGAATAACACAAAAACGGGAGAGCAATCTCCCGTTTTCATAACAGGCAATCCTGTTATAAAAGTGCTTTCCAACAAACAAACACAAACAACTAAATGCTAATAGCCAACAACTAATAGCTAAAAGAAACAACAATGAATCTAAAGAAAATCGCAATCATTGGCTTATTGGCATTGTCCAGTCAGGCAACATTTGCGCAGAAAAAAAAGTCAACCTCTGTTAAACCTCCTTTAACAGCCGCTCAGATAGAAACAAAAGTGGAAGATCTTCTGAAGCAAATGACATTGGAAGAAAAGGTAGGCCAAATGGCTCAAATCACGCTTGACGTTATAGGTAAAGGAGATAATCGTTTTGCAAGTTTTGAACCTTTTGCATTGGACGATAAAATGACCGATGCATTGGTTCATTATAAAATAGGCTCGGTATTAAATACTGCTAACAATCGTGCTCGTACTCCACAGGTTTGGAACGATATTGTTAGTAAAATACAGGACGTGGCTATGAAAAACAGGTTGAAAATACCTGTTCTGTACGGTGTTGATGCTATCCATGGAACCACCTACACAGTAGGTGCAACTATGTTTCCACAACAAATAGCACAGGCTGCAAGCCGTAATAGAGAATTGGTTCGTAAAGGAGCCGAGATTACTGCCTATGAAACCCGTGCAAGTTCAATTCCTTGGACATTTTCTCCTGTGTTGGATTTAGGAGCAGATCCTCGTTTTCCTCGTCAATGGGAAGGCTTTGGAGAAGATCCTTATATAGGTTCAGAGATGGGTGTTCAAATGGTTAAAGGATATGAAGGACAAGATAATACAGTAGGCGACTATGACAAAGTAGCCTCATGTATGAAACACTTTTTAGGTTACGGGGCACCAACTTCCGGAAAAGACCGTACGCCGGCATTTATTCCTGATGATGTATTGCGTGAGTATCACCTGCCTGCTTTTAAAGCAGCAATTGAAGCAGGTTCTCATAGTATCATGATCAACTCAGGCATTATTAATAATATTCCTGTCCATTCAAACTATAACCTTCTTACTAAACTATTAAAAGAAGAATTAGGTTTTAAAGGCTTGGTAGTAACCGATTGGGGAGATATCGAAAATCTGCATCGTCGTGATCATATTGCAAAAGATGATAAAGAGGCTATTATGCTGGCAATTAATGCAGGTATCGATATGTCGATGATCCCTTATCAATACGAAACCTTTTGCAATGGTTTGGTAGAATTGGTAAAAGAAGGAAAAGTAAAGCAAGAGCGTATTGATGATGCGGTGCGTCGCATTTTAAAAGTGAAATACGCACTTAATCTTTTTGATAAGCCGGTTACGGATAGTAAAGATTATCCAAAGTTTGGAAGCAAAGAGTTCGAAGCTGCTTCTTATCAAATGGCTTCGGAAGCAATTACTTTATTGAAAAATGATGGCAATGTTCTTCCTTTATCAAAACAAGCCAAAGTATTAGTAACAGGTCCGAATGCTAACTCAATGCGCACCCTCAACGGTGGGTGGACTTATTCATGGCAAGGTGAAAAAGTAGAAGAGTTTGCTTCAAAATATAATACCATTTTAGAGGCAGTTCAGACTAAGGTTGGTGCCGCTAATGTGAACTACGTTCCGGGTGTTAGTTATAAAATGGACGGAAAGTATTATGAAGAAGCTGCAGATAAAATGGATGAAGCAGCAGAAGCAGCTAAAAATGCAGATGTGGTAATCTTATGTCTGGGTGAAAATTCATATACAGAAAAACCTGGCGACTTGCAGGATCTAAATATCTCGGATTTGCAGATTGAGTTAGCGAAGAAAGTAGCTGCAGCAGGTAAACCGGTAATTTTAGTATTAAACGAGGGTCGTCCTCGTTTGATCAGCCGTTTTGAGCCTTTAATGAAAGCGGTTGTGCAGACTTATTTGCCAGGCAATTTCGGTGGCGATGCATTAGCTTCAATTTTGTTTGGTGATATAAATCCTTCAGGAAAACTACCGTACACCTATCCGCGTTATGCAAACGCTACCATTCCTTATTTTCATAAACTTTCTGAAGAGCAAACAAAAGCTGAAGGTGTTTATAATTACGAAGCTGATTTTAACCCTCAATATCAATTTGGTTTTGGCTTGAGCTACACTACATTCAACTATGCAAATCTTAAGTTGAATAAGACCGCAATTACAAATTCAGATGAATTGCAGGTGAGCATCGATGTAACTAATACAGGATCACGTGAAGGCAAAGAAGTAGTTCAGCTATTTACATCCGATTTATTTGCTAGCACAACGCCGGATGTAAAACGTTTGCGTCGGTTTGAAAAGCTCAGTCTGAAACCCGGTGAAACAAAAACGATAACATTCACTCTTACCGTTAAGGATTTAGCATTTGTAAATCATGAAGGTGTCTGGACCACTGAAGACGGCGACTTCGATTTAATGATCGGAGATCAGAAGGTTAAATTTAATGTTATAAACGGTAATAAATTATAATAGTTAGTAGGGGACGATTTTTGTATTGTCCCCTTTTTTAGTGATTTACCGTAAATAGCTGCTATAAAATGCAAACTAATCTACTTGTAATATGACTAATTCATTAATCTTAAAGATTTGCCTTGTCTGTTTGATAATAGTAAATGGTAGTTGTTCATCTAATCATAATCCTCAACCCAAAGAGCGAAAACTTATTTGGAGTGATGAGTTTAATTATAGCGGTCTGCCTGATGCAACAAAATGGAGCTATGATATAGGTGATACTGATGGATGGGGAAACAATGAACTCGAGTATTATACCCATGCTGATACATCAAATGCTGTTGTTAGAAATGGCTATTTGTATATAACTGCCAGAAAACAGAAAAAAGAAACGCGTGATTATACTTCAGCACGATTAATAACCAAAGGGAAAGGGGATTGGCTATACGGAAGAATTGAAGTAAAAGCGAAACTTCCTGAAGGTCGCGGATTGTGGCCGGCTATATGGATGCTATCTACTGATTGGAAATATGGAGGATGGCCAGAAAGTGGTGAAATAGATATAATGGAAAATGTAGGATATAACCCTGATTCAGTGTTTGCTAGCACGCATACCAAAAAGTTCAATCACATTTTAGGCACCCAAACAACAAAAGGAATTGAGGTAAAAAACCTATATCGTGATTTTCATGTCTATGCGATTGAATGGAATGAAAAACAGATTGATTTTTATATCGATGCAACCAAATACCTCACATTCAAAAATACAGGTAAAGGTTGGGAAGAATGGCCCTTTGATAAACGTTTTCACCTGTTGCTCAATATTGCCGTTGGCGGAAATTGGGGTGGTAAATATGGTGTCGATGATAGCATCTTTCCTCAATCGATGTTAGTAGATTATGTACGTGTATATCAATAGATTGAATTATGAAATGTTTAGTTAGGCTGTGTTTGCTATGGTTGGTGTTAGTTCAACCGCATTTTGTAGCAGCACAGAAAAAAACAATAGATCAACGAGTTGATTCCCTCTTGCAATTAATGACATTGGAAGAAAAGGTGGGACAAATGAATCAATATTCGGGACCATGGGCTCATACAGGGCCAATAACTGAAGACGGCAATATTCTACAGCAAGTACAAGAAGGTAAACTTGGATCTATGCTGAATATTAACGGTGTGGCTCATACCAAAGAACTACAGACGTTAGCCCTAAAATCGCGTTTGAAAATCCCACTCTTATTTGGTCAGGATGTAATTCATGGTTACCGCACAACATTTCCAATTCCATTAGGAGAGGCCGCAAGTTGGGATTTAGAAGCGATGGAACAATCGGCTCGTGTTGCAGCAACAGAGGCTGCTGCGAGTGGCATTCACTGGACATTTGCTCCTATGGTAGACATTTCACGCGACCCGCGCTGGGGACGTGTAATGGAGGGAGCCGGAGAAGATCCTTATTTAGGTTCATTGATAGCGAAGGCAAGAGTGAAAGGTTTCCAGGGAAACAAATTAGGTGACATAAATTCAGTAATGGCATGTGCAAAACACTTTGCCGCATACGGTGCTGCAATAGGCGGACGCGATTATAATTCAGTGGATATGAGCGACCGTACCCTTTGGGAAATCTACTTGCCTCCATTTAAGGCAGCCGCAGAAGCTGGAGTAGCAACATTTATGAACAGCTTTAATGACCTCAATGGCGTTCCTGCTTCTGCAAGCAGCTATTTGCAAAGGGATATCCTGAAAGGTAAATGGAACTTCACCGGTTTCGTTGTAAGCGACTGGGGTTCTATTGGTGAAATGATTAAGCATGGTTACGTAAAGGATTGTTATGAAGCATCACAAGCTGCAGTAATGGCTGGAAGTGACATGGATATGGAAAGCCGTTGTTATACCCAGAACCTTGTTCACTTAGTAAAAGAAGGGAAAGTACCTGAAACAGTAATAGACGATGCTGTAAGAAGGATATTGAGGAAAAAGTTTGAGTTGGGTTTATTTGAAGATCCGTTCAGGTTTTGTGATGTAAAACGTGAGCAACAGGCGCTTAATAATCCCAAACACAAAGCAATTGCAAGAGATGTGGCTAAGAAAAGTGTTGTATTACTTAAAAATAACAACAACGTCTTGCCTCTTTCCAAGCAAGCAAAAACCATTGCCATTATTGGTCCTTTAGCAAAATCAGAGCGTGATATGCTTGGTTTTTGGGCAGTGGATTGGCCTGATAGCTCCTATATTGTTTCGCAGTTTGAAGGTATACAACAGAAGTTGGGTAACAATTCAAAATTGTTATATGCAATGGGTTGCAATATCGAAGATAATTCTACTTCAGGATTTGCGGAAGCCATTGAAGTAGCACAAAAAGCTGATGTAGTACTATTAAGTGTTGGTGAAAGACGTGATATGAGCGGTGAAGCAAAAAGTCGCTCAACTATTCATTTGCCGGGTGTTCAGGAAGAATTGATAAAAGCGATTAAAGCAACGGGAAAACCGGTGGTGGTGTTGATCAATGCGGGAAGACCATTAATCTTTAACTGGACAGCTGATAATGCAGATGCCATTGTTTACACCTGGTGGTTGGGCAGTGAGGCAGGAAATGCAATTGCTGATGTATTATTTGGTGATTATAATCCTGCCGGTAAATTACCGATGACGTTTCCTCGCTCTGAAGGCCAACTCCCTATTTATTATAATTTCCTGAATACGGGAAGACCTGCTGAAAATGATAAGGACCGGTTTTATCGGTCAGCCTATAATGATCTTTCCATCTATCCTAAATATGCTTTTGGCTATGGTTTAAGTTATACCAACTTTAAGTATGATAATCTTAAACTGAGCGCTGAAACAATGAACATGGATGGGAAAATAACGCTTTCTTTTTCTGTTACCAATACTGGTAACTATACTGGAGAAGAGGTGGTGCAACTTTATCTGCGTGATGAGTTTGCTTCATTGGTTAGGCCTGTAAAAGAGCTGAAAGATTTTAAAAAAATCCTTTTAAAGCCTGGGGAAACTAAAGAAATAAACTTTGTGATTGATAAAGAAAAGCTGTCATTCTATAATCAGAAACTTGAATGGGTGGCAGAACCGGGAACATTTCAGGTGATGATTGGCAGTGCATCGGACGATATACGCCTGAAATCAAAAATTGAGTTAAGGTAATTTGACATTTCCGGAATGATATAAAACTAAACTAACTGAAGTCTAACCATACTTTATAAAACCTGACATATGAAAAAGATATTCTTTGTGGTGTTTGCATTGATATGTTGGAGTTGCTCCAAAAAATCAGTAAGCACAACCGACAGTGATAATACAATAACGCCATTGCCAAGTGATGTGGCATTATGGTTAACAGATCCTGCGAGCGGTATGTTCTTTAAACAACAAAATGTACAATTGGACTTTAGTACTGCCCAGAATTCCAATCCGACGATTAAAGTGGATGAACAGCAAAGCTTTCAAACCATTGACGGCTTTGGTTATACGCTGACAGGCGGCAGTGCCTATCATATTCATACGATGGATGCTGCAAGTCGTTCTGCTTTGTTAAAAGAGTTGTTTGCAACCGATGGGAGCAATATTGGAGTAAGTTATTTGCGTGTCAGTATCGGAGCTTCTGATCTGGATGCACAAACTTTTTCCTACAATGATTTGCCTGCGGGACAAACGGATGTGAATATGGATAAGTTCACTATCGCTCCAGATAAGACTCATCTTATTCCGGTATTAAAAGAGATTTTGGCGATAAATCCGTCTATCAAAATTTTGGGCTCGCCATGGTCTCCACCAACCTGGATGAAAACCAATAACAGTACGATCGGTGGAAGTCTGAAACCTGAATACTATGATGCTTATGCGAAATACTTTGTTAAATATATTCAAAGTATGAAGGCTGAAGGGATTACTATTAATGCGATCACCATTCAAAATGAGCCATTACATCCGGGTAATAATCCAAGTTTATTAATGCTTCCTGAAGAACAAGCAGCTTTTATTAAGCAAAGTCTTGGTCCGTTATTTAAAAAAGAAGGCATTACAACTAAAATCATTATCTACGACCATAACTTGGATAAACCAGATTATCCGATTAATATCTTAAATGATGCAGATGCTAAGAGTTATGTTGATGGCTCTGCATTCCACCTTTATGCTGGCTCTGTAGAGGCTTTGGATCAAGTACACAAAGCGCATCCAGATAAAAATCTTTATTTCACAGAGCAATGGGTGGGAGCACCTGGTAATATGAAGGAAGACTTGAAATGGCATATTAAGAATGTGATCATAGGTACCATGCGCAATTGGAGTAAGATAGCTTTAGAATGGAATTTAGCGGCTGATGCAAAGCAAGAACCACATACTCCAGGCGGTTGTACAGAGTGCCTTGGGGCCCTTACGATCAATAGTGGAAGTATAACCCGTAATCCGGCATACTACATTATTGCTCATGCATCTAAATTTGTACGCCCGGGGTCAACAAGGATAATGTCTGATATGGCCCAAAATCTTCCGAATGTTGCATTCAAAACTCCTGATGGTAAAAAAGTCTTAATTGTATTAAACGAAGGAAATTCTTCTCAAACCTTTAACATCAAACAAGGAGATAAACTTGTTACTACAACCTTAAATGCAGGAGCTGTTGGTACTTATGTTTGGTAATTGAATATTCCATTCTGGTAGCTGGAAGGGTTCATTTGAATGGCAATGCAGCAGTATTAGCTTTAATTGATTCATATCTGGTAAATTGTGCATAGTGGTCATGTAGTCATATGCACAATTTATTTCTAGTTGAAAAAAACATAACTTGAAAGTTAGTAGTTTTACTTAGATGCATAAATCAGTATCACTATCGATAAAACTCCTGAGGTGTTTTTTTAATTTGAATTAATTCATAGGCACACCATTGCATTGAACAGATTAAACCTTAATGAAAAAAGCATTTAAAATCATAGGCTGGGTTATCGGCATTTTTCTCATAGGCGCTGGAACCATTTTCCTTGTTGCTTGGAAATCCCCGGCATTTTACAAGGTACAAAAGCGATCTCCCTTAGAACAAGCGTATGTAACATTTATCCGATATTCAGGAGAACACCCAAGACCTTATATAATTGAAACCCAAGGTGCCATCATATTTGGGGCTGAACACACGAGAAATCCACAACACCGTGAGATTAAAATGATTGAAGAAAAGTGGAAAACATTAAAGCCTTCAATTGCTTTGGTAGAAGGACGGTTAGGCTTTTTATTGCCCGGTCTTATGGACCCTGTAGCGAATTTGGGTGAAGGTGGAAAAGTGAAACAGTTAGCAGAAAAGGATGATATTCCGATCTACAATTGGGATTTGTCAAAAGAGGAATTAGCTATTCAACTTAAATCGAAATTTAGCAATGAACAAATTGCACTTGCTCAAATATTACAACCCTATTTTTCACAGCTCAGATTTGGGAAACCATCTTCCGAGGCAGATTTTTTGCAGCCTTTTTTCAAGCGGGCAGCCATTGTTGGATTGGAAGATTCAATAAAAAGTGTGCAGGATATTGATAAGGTATGGAAAAAATACTTTTCTACAATTGACTGGCGTAATGTATCCGATGAAACTACTCTTCCAGGTTACTTAAATGATATGTTAGCAGTAACCAACGACTTGCGTAATCAGCAATTGATATCTGTTGTTAATGAACTTGTTTCAAAGGGAGAAAGAGTATTTCTAATTTGCGGATCAAGTCACGCTTATTGCGTGGGGCCCGCTTTTAAAGCCGATAAGTAATAAATAGTCCACAATATCTCAGTCATTCTACAGTAAGACTTGGAATCGTGGCGTTTATTTTCAATAACCATTCATTGGTAAAACTATAATAACAAAAACGGTTGCTCACACAATGAGCAACCGTTTTTTATTTGTAAGTATTTATAATTACTTAGCTAATTTAGCTTTTAAGTTCTCATCAATAGCAGCTAAGAAATCCTCAGTATACAAGTACTGATCAGAAGTTACATTATTGCCATAGATACAAACAGCTAAATCTTTAGTCATTTTACCTGATTCTACAGTTTCCACACAAACTTTTTCTAAAGTTTGGCAGAAATCAACTAAAGCTTGGTTGCCATCTAATTTACCACGGAACTCTAAACCACGAGTCCATGCGAAAATTGATGCGATTGGGTTAGTTGAAGTACGTTTACCTTTTTGGTGTTCGCGGTAGTGACGTGTTACAGTACCGTGAGCAGCTTCAGCTTCCATTGTTTTTCCATCCGGAGTTACCAAAGTAGAAGTCATTAAACCTAATGAACCAAAACCTTGAGCAACAGTATCCGACTGAACGTCGCCATCGTAGTTTTTACAAGCCCAAACAAAGTTACCATTCCATTTTAATGCAGAAGCAACCATGTCGTCAATTAGGCGGTGCTCATAAGTAATGCCTAATTCGTCCATTTTAGCTTTGTATTCGTTTTGGTAGATTTCTTCGAAGATATCTTTAAAACGACCATCATATTTTTTCAAGATGGTGTTTTTAGTCGATAAGTATAAAGGCCATTTTTTCATAATTGCCTGGTTAAAGCAAGAATGAGCAAAACCACGGATCGACTCATCAGTGTTGTACATTGCTAAAGCAACACCATCACCTTTATAGTTATAAACTTCGTGCTCAATAACTTCACCGTTTTCACCTTCAAACTTGATGGTTAATTTACCTTTTCCTTTAGTTACGAAATCGGTAGCGCGGTATTGATCACCAAAAGCATGACGACCAACACAAATAGGAGCGGTCCAATTTGGAACCAAACGAGGAACATTTGAACAAACGATTGGCTCACGGAAAACAGTACCGTCCAAAATATTACGGATAGTACCATTAGGTGATTTCCACATTTGTTTTAATTTGAACTCCTCAACACGTTGCTCATCAGGAGTGATAGTAGCACATTTGATACCTACGTTATATTTTTTGATAGCCTCAGCAGCATCAACAGTAACCTGGTCATTAGTAGCATCGCGGTGCTCAATACCAAGGTCATAGTATTTAATATCAAGGTCCAGGTAAGTAAGGATTAATTTGTCCTTGATGAATTTCCAGATAATGCGGGTCATTTCATCGCCGTCCAGTTCCACAACCGGGTTGGCAACTTTAATTTTTTCTATCGACATAATAACTATTTTATGAAGTTTTTCAATTCGAGCCCAAATTTATAAAAATGTGTGGATGTGAGGGCTTGAAAATCTGACAATTTGAAAATTATATCAGAAAAAATAGAAATGGTCATTGTTAATGAAAAACATATCGAACCACAAACTGATTTCTATCGATATATTTGCCTTACTTATTAAGAACTACATACTCGTATGATTAACCTCGAAACATTTCTTCTTACTTTTCAGTCTGTTTCTCCGGTATTATTATGGCTCATTTTTTTGTTAGAAAACACAATTATTATGATGCTGGCTTTGGTTGTTGGTGAATTAATTATTAATAGAAAATATTTTTTGAGAGGTATACGCACTTATTCCAAACGTGATTGGATTATAGGTGTGTCAACCTGCTGCATCAATACCGCAATAACTTACCTTGGCTTTTGGTTGTGGAAACACCAGTATATCGACATTAAATTTGATTGGAATGGCTTGGTGCTAATTGATTTCCTACTTATGTTTTTTGTTATGGACCTGCTAATGTTTTTGTTTCATTACGGAATTCATAAAACCGGCGTTTATAAAAAGATTCATGAGCTTCATCATACCGCTATTGATCCAAAACCTATAGACTTGTTCGTTCTTCATCCTGCAGAAACAATAGGGTTTGGGACTTTATGGTTAATGGTACTTTATGTTTTTGAGTTAAACATTTATGCCATCATTTTTTATCTTATGCTAAATGTGTTGTTTGGGATCATTGGGCATCTCGGGTTTGAGCCCTTTAAAAAGGGTAATGTCATATTTAAATGGTTAGGAACCTCTACGTTTCATCACCATCATCATCAACATATAGATTGTAATTTTGGATTTTATACTACAATTTGGGATCAATTATTTGGAACATTAAAAAAATAAGCACAAAATTTATAGTACCTGTTTAAGGTTATTTCGTCTTACTAGTATTTCATTATTCTTATTTTATGAAACTAAAACCACTCTTTATTTATTTTCTACTAACGATCACTACGCTGTCGTCAGTTTTTGCTCAACAATCAAAAACTAATGATCGCTATCCGATTATTCCAAAACCGCAGAATCTTATTCCTCGAAAAGGTGAATTTGTGATCAATGCACAAACCCAGATCGTTCTAAATAATGACGATGAGCAACTGAAAACGGCGGTTGGATTCTTTACAGACCTTATTGAACCATCTACCGGTTTTAAGTTAGGTTATACATCAAATAAAGACAAGAATGTGATTGTATTTACGCTTGATCCGGGAATGAAAAATGAAGAAGAGTACAGAATTGCTGTATCTTCAAAAATTATTGATGTAAGATCGAAAACGGCAGCAGGTGCTTTTAGGGCAATCCAAACGCTAAGACAGTTATTGCCAGCTGCTGTTGAACAAAAACAGGTGACTTCAGCCGTTAAGTGGAGTATACCTGCGGTTGTTATATCAGATAATCCACGTTTTGATTATCGCGGATTGCATTTGGATGTTTGCCGCCATTTCTTTCCAACAGAGTTCATTAAGAAATATATTGATCTATTGGCATTGTTTAAGTTTAATACTTTCCATTGGCATTTAACTGAAGATCAGGGTTGGAGAATCGAGATTAAAAAATATCCTAAACTGACAACTGTTGGACAATGGCGCCCTGAAACAGCTGTTGGTCGTACCACCACTGATACTCCGATAATGGATCGTAAATATGACGGACAACCTTATCAGGGTTTTTATACTCAGGATGAGATTCGTGAAGTGGTAAAATATGCACAAGACAGATTTATTACGATTATTCCTGAAATTGAAATGCCAGGCCATGCATTGGCAGCATTAACTGCATATCCTGAATTGGGATGTACTAAAGGACCTTATGAAGTAGCCAAACATTGGGGAGTATTTAACGATGTATTTTGTGTGCAGGATACCACATTTACATTCTTACAAAATGTACTGACTGAAGTTATTGATCTGTTCCCAGGTAAATACATCCATATTGGCGGTGATGAATGTCCTAAAGTTCGGTGGGAGCATTGTGCACATTGTCAGGCCTTCATG from Solitalea canadensis DSM 3403 encodes:
- a CDS encoding glycoside hydrolase family 3 N-terminal domain-containing protein, whose protein sequence is MNLKKIAIIGLLALSSQATFAQKKKSTSVKPPLTAAQIETKVEDLLKQMTLEEKVGQMAQITLDVIGKGDNRFASFEPFALDDKMTDALVHYKIGSVLNTANNRARTPQVWNDIVSKIQDVAMKNRLKIPVLYGVDAIHGTTYTVGATMFPQQIAQAASRNRELVRKGAEITAYETRASSIPWTFSPVLDLGADPRFPRQWEGFGEDPYIGSEMGVQMVKGYEGQDNTVGDYDKVASCMKHFLGYGAPTSGKDRTPAFIPDDVLREYHLPAFKAAIEAGSHSIMINSGIINNIPVHSNYNLLTKLLKEELGFKGLVVTDWGDIENLHRRDHIAKDDKEAIMLAINAGIDMSMIPYQYETFCNGLVELVKEGKVKQERIDDAVRRILKVKYALNLFDKPVTDSKDYPKFGSKEFEAASYQMASEAITLLKNDGNVLPLSKQAKVLVTGPNANSMRTLNGGWTYSWQGEKVEEFASKYNTILEAVQTKVGAANVNYVPGVSYKMDGKYYEEAADKMDEAAEAAKNADVVILCLGENSYTEKPGDLQDLNISDLQIELAKKVAAAGKPVILVLNEGRPRLISRFEPLMKAVVQTYLPGNFGGDALASILFGDINPSGKLPYTYPRYANATIPYFHKLSEEQTKAEGVYNYEADFNPQYQFGFGLSYTTFNYANLKLNKTAITNSDELQVSIDVTNTGSREGKEVVQLFTSDLFASTTPDVKRLRRFEKLSLKPGETKTITFTLTVKDLAFVNHEGVWTTEDGDFDLMIGDQKVKFNVINGNKL
- a CDS encoding glycoside hydrolase family 16 protein encodes the protein MTNSLILKICLVCLIIVNGSCSSNHNPQPKERKLIWSDEFNYSGLPDATKWSYDIGDTDGWGNNELEYYTHADTSNAVVRNGYLYITARKQKKETRDYTSARLITKGKGDWLYGRIEVKAKLPEGRGLWPAIWMLSTDWKYGGWPESGEIDIMENVGYNPDSVFASTHTKKFNHILGTQTTKGIEVKNLYRDFHVYAIEWNEKQIDFYIDATKYLTFKNTGKGWEEWPFDKRFHLLLNIAVGGNWGGKYGVDDSIFPQSMLVDYVRVYQ
- the bglX gene encoding beta-glucosidase BglX — its product is MKCLVRLCLLWLVLVQPHFVAAQKKTIDQRVDSLLQLMTLEEKVGQMNQYSGPWAHTGPITEDGNILQQVQEGKLGSMLNINGVAHTKELQTLALKSRLKIPLLFGQDVIHGYRTTFPIPLGEAASWDLEAMEQSARVAATEAAASGIHWTFAPMVDISRDPRWGRVMEGAGEDPYLGSLIAKARVKGFQGNKLGDINSVMACAKHFAAYGAAIGGRDYNSVDMSDRTLWEIYLPPFKAAAEAGVATFMNSFNDLNGVPASASSYLQRDILKGKWNFTGFVVSDWGSIGEMIKHGYVKDCYEASQAAVMAGSDMDMESRCYTQNLVHLVKEGKVPETVIDDAVRRILRKKFELGLFEDPFRFCDVKREQQALNNPKHKAIARDVAKKSVVLLKNNNNVLPLSKQAKTIAIIGPLAKSERDMLGFWAVDWPDSSYIVSQFEGIQQKLGNNSKLLYAMGCNIEDNSTSGFAEAIEVAQKADVVLLSVGERRDMSGEAKSRSTIHLPGVQEELIKAIKATGKPVVVLINAGRPLIFNWTADNADAIVYTWWLGSEAGNAIADVLFGDYNPAGKLPMTFPRSEGQLPIYYNFLNTGRPAENDKDRFYRSAYNDLSIYPKYAFGYGLSYTNFKYDNLKLSAETMNMDGKITLSFSVTNTGNYTGEEVVQLYLRDEFASLVRPVKELKDFKKILLKPGETKEINFVIDKEKLSFYNQKLEWVAEPGTFQVMIGSASDDIRLKSKIELR
- a CDS encoding glycoside hydrolase family 30 protein — encoded protein: MKKIFFVVFALICWSCSKKSVSTTDSDNTITPLPSDVALWLTDPASGMFFKQQNVQLDFSTAQNSNPTIKVDEQQSFQTIDGFGYTLTGGSAYHIHTMDAASRSALLKELFATDGSNIGVSYLRVSIGASDLDAQTFSYNDLPAGQTDVNMDKFTIAPDKTHLIPVLKEILAINPSIKILGSPWSPPTWMKTNNSTIGGSLKPEYYDAYAKYFVKYIQSMKAEGITINAITIQNEPLHPGNNPSLLMLPEEQAAFIKQSLGPLFKKEGITTKIIIYDHNLDKPDYPINILNDADAKSYVDGSAFHLYAGSVEALDQVHKAHPDKNLYFTEQWVGAPGNMKEDLKWHIKNVIIGTMRNWSKIALEWNLAADAKQEPHTPGGCTECLGALTINSGSITRNPAYYIIAHASKFVRPGSTRIMSDMAQNLPNVAFKTPDGKKVLIVLNEGNSSQTFNIKQGDKLVTTTLNAGAVGTYVW
- a CDS encoding NADP-dependent isocitrate dehydrogenase yields the protein MSIEKIKVANPVVELDGDEMTRIIWKFIKDKLILTYLDLDIKYYDLGIEHRDATNDQVTVDAAEAIKKYNVGIKCATITPDEQRVEEFKLKQMWKSPNGTIRNILDGTVFREPIVCSNVPRLVPNWTAPICVGRHAFGDQYRATDFVTKGKGKLTIKFEGENGEVIEHEVYNYKGDGVALAMYNTDESIRGFAHSCFNQAIMKKWPLYLSTKNTILKKYDGRFKDIFEEIYQNEYKAKMDELGITYEHRLIDDMVASALKWNGNFVWACKNYDGDVQSDTVAQGFGSLGLMTSTLVTPDGKTMEAEAAHGTVTRHYREHQKGKRTSTNPIASIFAWTRGLEFRGKLDGNQALVDFCQTLEKVCVETVESGKMTKDLAVCIYGNNVTSDQYLYTEDFLAAIDENLKAKLAK
- a CDS encoding sterol desaturase family protein; its protein translation is MINLETFLLTFQSVSPVLLWLIFLLENTIIMMLALVVGELIINRKYFLRGIRTYSKRDWIIGVSTCCINTAITYLGFWLWKHQYIDIKFDWNGLVLIDFLLMFFVMDLLMFLFHYGIHKTGVYKKIHELHHTAIDPKPIDLFVLHPAETIGFGTLWLMVLYVFELNIYAIIFYLMLNVLFGIIGHLGFEPFKKGNVIFKWLGTSTFHHHHHQHIDCNFGFYTTIWDQLFGTLKK
- a CDS encoding beta-N-acetylhexosaminidase, translating into MKLKPLFIYFLLTITTLSSVFAQQSKTNDRYPIIPKPQNLIPRKGEFVINAQTQIVLNNDDEQLKTAVGFFTDLIEPSTGFKLGYTSNKDKNVIVFTLDPGMKNEEEYRIAVSSKIIDVRSKTAAGAFRAIQTLRQLLPAAVEQKQVTSAVKWSIPAVVISDNPRFDYRGLHLDVCRHFFPTEFIKKYIDLLALFKFNTFHWHLTEDQGWRIEIKKYPKLTTVGQWRPETAVGRTTTDTPIMDRKYDGQPYQGFYTQDEIREVVKYAQDRFITIIPEIEMPGHALAALTAYPELGCTKGPYEVAKHWGVFNDVFCVQDTTFTFLQNVLTEVIDLFPGKYIHIGGDECPKVRWEHCAHCQAFMKENNIKDEHALQSYFIQRIEKFLNAKGRQIIGWDEILEGGLAPNATVMSWRGIEGGIAAAKEKHDVIMTPSPYCYFDHYQADREKEPLAIGGFTTVEKIYGYEPVPEALTREEAKYIKGAQANLWSEYIGTTEHVEYMVFPRALALAEVNWTKKESKNYNDFVERFQKQAKRLDVLNVNYAKHILKTTSTTTAK